CCTTCTTCCATACTGTTTTTAACTAGTGGATAGACTGAGATATTCTCATAGTGCACCTTGTTGTCTATTTTACGCGGGGTGCGAACTCGTTCATATGTTTTCCCATCTTGAACGGTCCTTTTGCCTCGTTTTAATTCTTGAGCCAGTTCGGGGAAAACTTCGCTGAGTGGGCGTCCTTGAGCATTTGCGAAAGAGACTCCTGTAGCATTCTCCGCGCCTGAATTCCAATGAGTGACAAGTTCTTGGTTGTCTACTCCTACCAGCACTGAAGGCATGGAATCGATAATGTTTTTAAGGTGGTTACGCAGTTTTAATAGTTCTTCTTTGGCTTTTGCGTGTCCGGTTATTTCTGCTTCAAGATACTTGTTTGTATAAAGTAGCTGCTTGTTGCCGCTTTCTAACGCACTCATCAGATTTTCTTTTTCATTAAGGCCGTGTTTAATTGAATTAATCATTTGATTAATGACGGTTCCAAGTTCTTTTGTTTCTGTAGGTCCATTAACTGGAATATTTGCCGTAGATATACCCTGCTCCCTGACTGCACGGCTGGCTGTAGTTAATTTTAAAAGAGGGCGGACAATTCTTCTTGAAAGTATGGTGGCTAAAACAAGGGCAAAAGCAAGGAATCCTAGAGAAAGAAAAATAATTTTATTTCTTAAGATTATTCCTGGTTCTTCTAGTTCTCCTACATAGATAGAAGAGCATACATACCAGTCAAGTGGTTTGAAATATCTGACGTAGGTTCGCTTTTTAAATTTATATGTACCGATATTATTGGGTGGCTTGTCCCAAAGATATTCATGTACTCCGCCTTTTTGTGATGCTTCTATTAATTCATTGACTATCAGCCTGCCTGTTACTGGATTTTTTAATGTTGGCCCGGTCATGCCTAAAATTTTAGGATGAATAATCATTTCTTTGTTCCCAGTAAAAATAAAGATATATCCGCTTTTTCCAAGTTTTACCTGTGATAAGGAATTGCGCAGCTCCATGAGCATTGCATCAAATCGTTTACTTACTTCCATTTCAACATCATCAATATAAACTCCGGAGCCTATTACCCAGTTCCATTCTTTGAAAAGTTTAACATATGAAATTTTTGGTCGCTCTTCAGTAAGCCCGTTTGCAGTCTTTTTTGATCCGAAGTATTTTAAATATCCGTCCCCGTTTTTTTCGGCTACATCCCGAAAAGTGGAGATTATATTATTGTTCACTCCATTAGGGTCGTTGAAGCGTTCATCATCTGCAATTTTACCGTCTAACTCAGGCAGTAGAGGATGCATGATTATCCGGGGGATGGGTCTTAATGTATCGTTAATCCATACATAACCTACTCCGTCATTATAACGCATGCTCTTAACTTGTTCTATGCTGCGAGCTTTGGCTTCTTTCTCGGTTAATAATCCCTTTTTATACTTCTTGTAATTTAACGAGACAGCTCCATAGGCAATCTCGACAATGGATTTCATCTCTTCTTTGCGTCTGGAAATGGCGGCTTTTTCAGCAAAAAGTAAGCTTTGATATTCATTTGACACATTAAGCATTGTTGAGTTCAGGATAGCTTGCGCGCTGTACCACCCAGACTGATATACTGATTTTGTAACTTCTTTTTGGGCAAAGAAAGTTATTCCGGCTGTTGTGGCTATAACAAGTCCGGCTGCAAAAAAGAGTATAGTTGCTCTCATGGATTTGAACATATACATGGCTCTCCACTATACATATTAGCCTTAAGACTAAAATAAACCGAACTGTTTTGTTAAACTAAAAAAAGAAAACTGCTTTATTTTGAAGCTATCATAACTTGGAGGTGTGGTAAAATTGTTTAGATGTTTTTAAGTGAGTTTGTCGGTCGTAAAAATTTTTTCAGGGCCATCAAGTAGTTGAAAAGAATTTGTTTTTATTCTGATAATTTCACATTCAGGCCCGGAGAAGAGGGAGGCTATGTTCGGATTCTTATCAGAAATAAGTTTTATAATCTCAGTCCGTTCACTGTGAGATGTGACGTGGATATGTTCACCGGATATAGTCAGAGCTTTTATTTCAGAATTGCGTTTTTCAAGCTTTAAGTCCCGGTCATCAATAAGCAGGCTTACATTTGGATTCCTTTCAATATTCATCCATTTTCTGCTGTTTTTGCGGCTGACCATATATATTTCAGAGCCGTCTGCCGAACTGGCATAAGTCATAAGCGAGGAATGCGGCTCCGGACCATCATGTGTAGAGAGCACCAGAATATTGTTGCTTCTGATCAGTTCTAGGCAGGTTGCGATTTTCTCTTTTTCATTTGACATGCGGCCCTCCTGAAGTGTTTTATTCAAATAGAACTTTTTGTCCTTCAATAAGATGGTTTATCACAGAAGAGTCGGAGAGTGTTGATGTATCTCCGAAGTCGTTTTCTCCAGTGGCAATCTGGCGAAGAATTCTACGCATAATTTTACCGGAACGGGTTTTGGGAAGTCCTCTGGAGAATTGAATAACTTCCGGAACTGCGACGGGGCCGATTTCTTTACGTACCCAGTCACGAAGAGTGTTGCCTGCCTCATCATCCTCATCAAGACCGTCCCGCAGGGTTACATATGCGTAGATAGCTTGCCCCTTAACTTCGTGAGGTATACCGACCACTGCCGCTTCAGTTACATCGGGATGAGCAATAAGTGCGGATTCAATTTCTGTAGTTCCCAGTCTATGGCCAGATACATTCATAATATCGTCTAGCCTGCCCATAATCCAGATGAAGCCGTCTTCATCAATTCTTGCTTCGTCACCTGTTTCATACATGCCTTGGAAACGCTCGAAGTATGTCCGGCTATATCTTTTCTGGTCGTTGTTTATAGCATGCAGCATTCCAGGCCATGGCTCTGTGATTACGAGGTGTCCTCCTTCGTTAACTTCTGCAGGAGTGCCGTCACTGCGCAGAACAGCCACGCTTATTCCGGGCAGCGGTTTTGTCGCGGACCCCGGCTTAAGCTTAGTCGCGTAGGGGAGGGGAGATATAATGATACCTCCGGTTTCGGTCTGCCACCATGTGTCTAGCAGAGGCAGTTTATTTTTACCTATATGCTTGTGATACCACATCCACACTTCAGGGTTGATAGGTTCACCTACTGTTCCTAGAATTCTAAGGGATGACATGTCGAATTTTTCTGTCCACTGTTTTCCTTCCCTCATAAGAGCACGCATGACTGTAGGAGTGGTGTAGAAAATGTTTACGCCGAACTTGTTGATTATATTCCAGTATCTGTCAGGCTTTGGATAGGTCGGGACTCCTTCATACATAAAAGTGGTGGCTCCGAGAGCAAGCGGGCCGTATACAGTATAACTGTGCCCTGTAATCCATCCAAGGTCCGCAGTGCACCAATGAACATCATCTTCTTTGAGGTCGAAAACCCACTGAGAGGTATGTGTAACGCAGGTAAGATATCCACCGACAGTATGAACTATTCCTTTGGGTTTACCCGTGCTGCCGGAGGTATAAAGAATGAAAAGCGGATCGTTTGAATTAAGCGGAACAGGAGCGCAGCAATCAAGGATGTCTTCGGCCGCCATTTCTTCATGCCACCATGTGTCTCTGCCTTCAATAAAGTCGATTTTATTACCGGTTCTTTGAACAATAATGACTTGCTCAATTGACGGGCATGAAAGTAAAGCTTCATCCACATTCTTTTTCAGGGGAATTGTTTTACCGTTTCTTAGGACTCCGTCGCTTGTGATCAGAACCTTGGCATTGCAATCAAGAATACGGCTTTGTAGGCTGATTGCTGAAAATCCTGCAAAAACTATGGAGTGTACAGCTCCGATGCGTGCGCAGGCGAGCATGGCTATAACCTGCTCTGGGACCATGGGCAGGTAAATTGCAATTCGGTCGCCTTTGCTGACACCCATTTTCGTTAGCACATTGGCAAATCTGCATACTTTGCGGTGCAGCATCTGGTATGTGAAGACAAGCACATCTTCTTCAGGTTCACCTTGCCATATAAGTGCCGCTTTATTTCTTCGTCCGGCTGTTAGGTGACGGTCGAGGCAATTGTATGCTGCGTTAATCCTTCCGCCCTTGAACCAGCTGTATTCATGTTTTTCAGAGTCAGAAGCTAGAGTTTCCCGAAAATCACGATTCCAGTGGAGCAGGTTCCGCGCTCTTTTAGCCCAGAATTCTTCGGGATCTTTTGCTGCCTTTACGAATATTTCATCATATTGTTCTATACTTTTGATAAAAGCCTGATTTTGCATATCGGCAGGCGGGTCAAAAGTTCTCTGTTCCGTGATCAAATTTTCAATGGATTTTTCACTCATAGTATTTACTCTGATAATTCCTGTCTGTTCTTAATTTTTACACCTTAAGTAACTATATACTCTGTTTCAATTAAGTTGGATAGTGTTGAGCTCCTAATTTCAATCCTACATAATTTCTGTTACTGGTAGGATTCATGGTAGTTTATGCTTGATAATGCTTTCAATACATAGGTATGACGACATAGAGCTGTTCTTTATCTTTTCAATATTAAAAAGAGGCTTTCATGAGTGTTGTTAATCTGGAGTTCCTTTTTCAGCCTAGATCCGTAGCCGTTATCGGGGCTACCAATGAACCTGGTAATCCAGGCAATATTCTTATGCGTAATCTCATGGGCGGCGGTTTCCTCGGCCCTGTTATGCCAGTAAGCACAGATGCGGAAGCAATCTCAGGAGTTCTTACATATAAGGATGTGGAAGGACTGCCTAAGATTCCTGATCTGGCTATTATCTGCCGCCCGCTTAAGGAATGCCCTGAATTGCTCATGAAGTTGCGCAAAAGAGGTGTAAAAGCGGCGACTTTGATTGGTCCCGGATTTAGCGAAATGAGTGAAGAGGATAGAAGTAAGCTCAGTAAAGAACTTCTAAAAGCAGCAAATTCTCCGCAGATGCGAATTCTGGGGCCGAAAAGTCTCGGCTTTATTAACCCTTCATTAAATTTGAATGCCAGTATAGCTCCTCTCCCTGCCAAAGCCGGAAAGATCGCATTTGTTTCGCAGTCTGACAGTTTTATACCTACAGTTCTTGACTGGGCACATACCAATGATATCGGATTTTCTCATGTTATTTCTATGGGCAGCAGGATAGATCTGTCTTTCGGAGATGTGCTTGATTATCTCGGCTCTGATTCTTATACCCGCTCTATTCTGCTCTATATTGAGTCTATTAACGATGCCAGAGACTTTATGTCAGCCGCCAGAGCCGCTTCACGCAATAAGCCTGTGCTGGTAATCCGGCCCGGTCTTGCCATTCAGCAGGTCACACAGGAACTCGCTCAACTTGGTAGTTCTATGAGCGCGCGTGTTGATGAAGTTTACGATGTGGCTTTTCGCCGTGCTGGGATGTTGCGGGTCCAGACTATTGATGGGCTGTTTGATGCTGCCCAGACTCTTGCCAGTCTCCGTCAGCCGGTCCGTGGCAACAGATTGGCAGTTCTTGCGAATGGAGCAAGCGCAGGACTGACAGCCGCAGACGGTCTCGTCAGGCGTGGTGGCAAGCTTGCTAAAATTTCAGATGAGACAATAGAGAAGCTTGATAAGCTTTTGGCAGGAAGATGGGGGAAATCAAATCCGGTCAATGTGGGTTTTGATACATCCGGCGAGACATATCTTGAAGCTGTAAAGATTCTTATTAAAGACAAGGGTGTGGATGCTGTTTTAATTGTAAATGTTCCCTTTTCAGGCGTTTCGGGTGTTGAAACAGCTGAAATACTGGCCAAAGGTCTAAAAAAGATCAGGCGTATGGTTTTGACGGCGTGGCTTGGGTCCGGTATGTCCCGTAAGGCTAGAAAAGTTTTTTCTTTTGCCGGAATACCGACCTATGAAAGCGCAGATCAAGCTGTGCGTGCATTTATGTATATGGCTGAGTATCAGCGAAATCAGGAGCTTTTGACTGAAACTCCTGACTCACTTCCATCTGACTTTTTCCCTGACACCACCTCTGCGCGTGAGATTGTCCGTAAAGCTCTTGCAGAGGGCCGCGAGACTCTAAATGAGCCGGAATCACATCGCGTTCTTGCTTCTTACGGTATCCCGGTGGTTGAAACCAGAATAGCTGTTTCAGCGCGTGAAGCCGTTATTGCCGCTGGCGAATTAGGCTGTCCTGTCGCACTTAAAATTCGCTCTCCGCAAATCAGCCAGCCTTATGATGTTGGGGGAGTTGTCCTTGACCTTGAAAGCCCTGAAAAGGTTTGGGAATCAGCAGCGACTATGTTGACCCGTGTGAACAGGCAAAGACCTGATGCTTACATTGAAGGGTTTATTGTTCAGAAAATGGGTAGAAGATCCAGAGCACACGAATTATTTATTTCAGCATCAGTTGATCCGACTTTCGGGCCTATGATTCATTTCGGACATGGCGGAATGACCAGAGAAGTCGTTCGTGATCAGGCTATATCATTAGTTCCCCTTAATATGAGTCTTGCCCGTGAAATTATCAGCCGGACTCATATTTTCAGATTGCTTTTCGGAACTCCGACTCAGCCGCCTGTGGATATTGAAGATCTTTGTCTGACGCTGATTCAGGTTTCCCAGCTTTTTATAGATATCCCGCAAATTGCGCATCTAGATATTAATCCGCTTTATGCCGATGACTCCGGGGTGCTTGCTCTGGGCGCAAAAATAAGGATTGCCGAATGCGGAGAGAATTGCCCTGAGCTTGCAATCAGGCCTTACCCTAGAGAACTTGAAGAATGTGTGGTGCTGCGTGACAGTCGTCAGGTAACACTGCGGCCCATAAGACCGGAAGATGAGCCGGCTCATTATACTTTTTTAGAGCAGGTCTCAGACGAGGACATGCGGATGCGCTTTTTTGGTGTGGTCCGTAGAAATTTTGATCATAAAGACATGTCCCGTTTCACTCAGATTAATTATGACCGTGAAATGGCTTTTATTGCTACAGCCATAGGCCCGAAAGGGACTCCTGAAACTCTCGGTGTTGTGCGTACTTCAACCAAACCGGATAACTCTGAGGCCGAATTTGCAATACTTGTCAGGTCTGATCTTAAAGGAACTGGTCTTGGCAGTATGCTTTTCCACAAAATTATTCGCTATACCCGTGAACGGGGAACTCATTGGCTGGTTGGGCAGACTTTGTTTGAAAATAAAGCCATGCAGGGATTATCGCGTAAATTCGGGTTTGAAATAAGTGAAAACTACGAAGAGGATCTGGTAGAAATGAGACTTGATTGTACTAAAAAGCCAGAAAAGAAGAAGTAAAAGCGGACTTCATTTTGATAATCTTAAAACTCCCGGGCCTGAATAAGTTCAGGCCGGGAGTTCTTGTTTTAATGTTCGCCGGGTTGTTTGGTGTAGGTCAGCGGGCCTTGTTCATATCCGACTTTCTTCAGCCACCACGCCGGATAGAAGACAGGAGTGCCAACCCCGGCTGAAGTGTTAAGATAACCGTCATTATATTTGATGTAGAGGGTTTCAGATAGCTTCCACCAATCTTTTAAAATATTCTGAGCATTGGTATCACAATATTTTGTGAGCATCTGTTTTGCTTCAGCCAATTTTTTATTTTTGATAAGACCAAGTGCCGTTTTTTCAATTTCAGCCTGTTTGCCGAATGCTTCCGCTTCATAGTTATCACGCACAGCCTTAATATCTTTTATCATATAAGAATATTTGAGCATTGCATAATTAGCTACATAGTTAAACGCTGTCCACATGCTGTTGTGGCTGAATTTAAGAATGTCAGCCTGCTGGAGCGGGGCTGGCAGGTTGTTTACCCCTGCGTAAAAAGGCATCAGGCAGGCAGTTGCCGGACGGTCAGGTCCGAACCATGTGAGTCCGCCGATAGTGTCCGGTAATCCTTTGCGGGACTGGTTTACGTAAGCATAAACACATCTGTAAATGTTAAGTGGACGTTCAAATGCTCCTTTGAGCGGAGTGAGAGCTTCATCGTTGCCGGAGGTAGCTTCGGCCTGTCCTTCAAATCTGTTAGGATTATTGAAAGGGCCAGATGCCATGCCTTTGGTCAGGTCGAATTCTGTTCCTTCATAGTTATCTCTGTGAATAGAGAAAATATTTTCGACGCTGAGTTTGTTATCCGGTTTAATGGCGAATGGATATTCCTTCGTCATCGGTCCTTTCACCCATGCAGAAAGTTTTTTGGATGGAGCAACCAGAGACTGTGCTCTCCAGACTCTTCGTAGGGAGTAATAGGGGTGGTGATATTCTCCGTCACCATAGACTTTAGTCCAGTCCAGTTTTCCTTCTTTAGGAGACCACCAGCCTTTTTCTTTTGCAGCTGAAAAGATGTTTTTGGAATACATCATGTCGCGCGTGTGTTTGCGTACTTCACGGATGCGGAACTGGTTTGCGGCAACAAAAAAACTGTCATCCGGAACGCGCTGAGCAACCCATACGCCGTTTGTTCCTTCTTCATCATAGCCGCACATTTCCATAACCCACCCTTCATCGGGATCTGCAACAAGTAGTGTTTCTCCTGTTCCATAATAGCCGTACTTATCGATAAGTTTTCCCATGAGCTTTACAGCGTCACGTGCTTTTGTGCATCGCTCCAAAGCAACCCGTGAGAGTTCAGATGAATAAAATAAACGTTTGCCGGAGGCTGGTTCAGGTTCGACTTTAGCCTTATCGGTACATTCACCGATGGAAAGCTGGTGCTCGTTCATAATGGCGTAGTTGGCATCAAAATATGCGTAGGTGTGTTTGACCTGAGGAATAAATCCAATGGGTACGCTTGAAGGATCGCCTGGAGTGTTATAACCGGGGCCACGTTCTTTTGATACAATCCTGTGAGTTTCAGTTGCCCCCCATTCCGGCTTATATCCCAAAGAGCAAGCGTCGTAGTATACGGCACGCATGCTTCCTTTTTTATGATCCATTGCAGGAACATATATAAGCCGCCCATCTCCAAGCCCGTCGTCGGAATGCGAAACCATCACTGAGCCGTCAGCAGATGCTTTTTTACCTGTGATAGTGGTTGTGCATGCTGATGCAGGATATGCTGCAAGCAGAATTGCTCCAACCACAAAGGTCAGCAGAAGTTTTTTCATAGTGAGCCTCATGACTGTTAAGGAAATTAAATATGCTTATTTTGTAAATCAGAATAGTTTTATAGCATATGTTGAAGCTGGGAACAATTGCCGTGACGTTTTATTAAACGGATAGTTAATAAATATTTTAGAGACTCTATCACGGTTGATCTTAGACTCATCAACATTTTGAATTCTTATATTTCTTTAACTTCTAGGCGTATAAATAGTTTTTTATAAGCCTGCTTGCAAAAACATGCTTCTGGTATGTATGGTGTCTCCATAAAACTGAAACTTATCAAACTGGCGGAGACCCAAATTGAGAAAATTGTTTACAATTTTTAGTACATTGATCCTGATCTTATCAACAACAGTAATCAGTTCTGCCCAAAACGGCACTGCTGTTCCTGCCCAGCCGTTACTTGATGCAGATCAGGCTTTTGTTCTTTTAAAAGAGGGTAATTTGCGGTTTGTGAAAGGCTCCAGCGTTTATCCAAATCAAACTTCGTATCAGCGGAAGGTGCTGGCTCTGAAAGGGGAGCGGCCATTTGCAACCGTTGTTACAGGGGCAGATTCCAGAGTTGATCCGGTCTTGATTTTTGATCGCGGCCTTGGTGATTTATATACGGTAAGAAGCGCGGGTAATGTGGCCGGAACAGATACGCTGGCCTCTGTAGAGTATTCAATGATTACACTCGAAACACCGTTTCTAGTCATCATGGGACATACAAGGAGCAGTATTATCAAAGCTGCAGTGGATAAAGTGACTGTAAAGGGATATCTGTTGCAATTGGTTGGTAAACTTGATCCGGCTATAAAAATGACCAAGCTTATGTATCCTTCGCTAAAAGGAAAGGATTTGGTGGACAAGGTTGCTGAAACAAATGTAAGGCAGGTTTTACGTGATATTTTAGGTCATTGCCCCGCAGTTCTTGAAAAAGTCAGGTCCGGTAAGGCACAGGTTATGGGTGCAATTTATGATACGGATACAGGCGTCGTTAAATGGCTTGGACCTTAGGTATAGTTAATCCGTTTGGATGTCGTAAGATTTAAGCTTACGATATAATGAACTTCTCTCAAGACCAATGGCGTCTGCCAATTTTGATACACTGCCTTTGAATTCTTTCAGTTTTGCTTCAAGGAATTGGGCTTCAAAATCAGCACGTGCTTTTTTGAAATCCAGTTGTCCTTCTGGAATTTGAGGAGTCTGGTGATTCTGCTCAGTTCTTTCAGCTTGTGCTCCGTATACAATTTCCGGCGGCAGATTCTCCGGGCCGACTTCCTTGCCTCCGAACATGATAAGCATCCGTTCAACAAAATTTTTGAGTTCACGAACATTGCCAGGCCATGCGTACTCAGTCAGCATTTTTAATGCAGTGTCTGTAAATGTTAACGGTTTTAAACCGTGTTGTCTGTTTAGCCTTGTGATGAATTCTTCAATAAGGAGCTTAATGTCTTCAGCTCTTTCTCTTAACGGTGCAATTTCCAGTGGAAAAACTTTCAGTCTGTAATATAAATCTTCACGGAAATTACCGTTTTTAATTTCTTGAAAAAGATCTTTGTTTGTTGCCGCTATAACGCGGACATTAACGTTTATTGTTTTACGACCACCTACTCTTTCAAAACATTGCTCTTGAAGAATTCGAAGTATTTTTGCCTGTGTTTTAAGGCTCATATCACCAATTTCGTCAAGGAAGAGCGTTCCAGAATCTGCTAGTTCAAATTTTCCTTCCTGCGCTTTTTCAGCTCCGGTGAAAGCACCTTTTTCGTGACCGAACAGTTCTGACTCGATAAGTTCTTCCGGTATTGCTGCGCAGTTTACAGCCACTAGTGGTTTGTCTTTGCGAAGGCTTTGTGAATGAAGTGAGCGGGCGACTATTTCCTTACCGGTTCCATTCTCTCCGGTGATAAGAACCCACGCTTCCGTCGGGGCAACTTGTCCGATAACTTCGCGCATGTGGACAATTGTTTCTGAGTGTCCGGTTAACTTTGCGGGCTGTTCAGTTTCAATTCTGGTTCGTAGGGCTTTGTTCTCAGATTGTAATCTTGAAAATTCTACTGCTTTTTCAGCTGTGATAATAACTTTTTCCAGTGAAAGCGGTTTTTCAATAAAATCAAATGCACCTTTTTTAATTGCAGATACGGCGGTTTCAATATTTCCGTGGCCTGAAATCATAACAACAGGCAACCAGTCCCATTCTTTTTTTATGCGCTCCAGAACTTCAAGTCCATCCATACCGGGCAGCCAAATGTCAAGAAAAATAAGATCAGGCATTTCTTCAGATAAAGTTTGCAATGCCGCTTCACCGCTTTCAGCTTCGCTGACAGAAAAGCCTTCGTCTTCTAAAACGCCTCTTAAGGAATATCTGATACCGTCTTCATCATCGACAATGAGTATGTTTTTTGTCATTTAATATCCGTTATTGGGCGAATGAAAAAGTTTCGTGTTCAATAATACTTATGCAGGCATCTACAACATCAGCATCATAAACAATTCCGCGCCCTTTTACAATTTCTGCAATAGCTTTAGTAAATCCGAGAGCTGGACGGTATGGTCTGTGCGAACTCATTGCTTCAACAACATCCGCAACTGCGATTATTTTTGATTCCGGCAGTATAAAATTTTTTGTCAAACCTTTGGGATATCCTGTCCCGTTAAGCCTTTCGTGGTGCTGCAGTACTATTTTTGCAACAGGCCATGGGAAAGATATCCCTTTAAGAATTTCATAACCGGCTTCAGGATGAATTTTAACTAAATTCATTTCCAAATCAGTAAGTCTTGTAGGCTTAGATAAAATTTCAGCAGGTATAGAAATTTTTCCTATATCGTGGAGAAGTCCAGCAATTCTAACGCAATTAATTTGTTCTACCGGTAAACGAAGTTTCGCCGCTATTCTGGTGGCCAGTTCCGCAACTCTTTCCTGATGGCCGGATGTATAAGGGTCCCGTTTTTCTGACATGATAGCAAGAGATGAGACCGTTTCGTCAAATGCCCGCCGTAATTGTTTAAGGCTGTTTTTTAATGCCATTTCACTTTCTTTGATTTGGGATATATCCCGCATGACAACAACAGTACCCATAAGTGTATTTCTATCTTTAATCCTGGAAATATTTACTGAAACAGGAATAAATTTAAGCTTTGTTTTAAGGGCAATATTATCAATTGATATTGTTTTTTCAGATTTTTTTTTGAAATCAATTAAAAGATTCAAAGGATTTAATGTGCTGCAATCAACCATATTAATTTCTGTATTGAAATTTTTTGTGCAGAGCTCTTTCTCAGAATATCCAAGCATAATAGCTGCCGTTTTATTAGCTGATTTGATTGTTCCATGCTGATTTGTCGTGATAACTGCGTCACCAATGCTGTTGAATGTAGTTTCAAGCCAGCGACGACTTTCTTTAATAGAACTTTCCGCTTTGTGCTTATAAAGAGCCATTTCAATTGTTAGGCTAAGCTCTCTGTCCTCGAAGGGTTTGATTATGTAACCGAAAGGTTCTGTGATTTTGGCTCGTTTCAGCGTTTCGTCGTCAGCGTAGGCGGTAATATAAATAACTGGAATTGAATTTTCATCATTGATTGCTCGGGCTGTGTCTATGCCGTCCAAATCTCCTTCAAGCATTATATCCATCAAAATAAGATCAGGAGATTGTTGTAAAGCGATTTCAATGGCGGCGATTCCATTGGAAGCAACACCTATTACCGTGTAACCTAAGATTTGAAGTCTTGCTTTTATATCAAGGGCGACAATCGCTTCATCTTCTACGATAAGAATTCGCAGTGTTCTATTGCTCGATTCTGTCTTTATTGGATAAGAAGGCATATAAAACTCGGTAGTTATATGTGTTTTATTAAAAGAAAATTATAATTTTGAATGCAGATCGCACAAAATTGAAATTCTTTTATAACAGGTATACTTTAACCACGAGTTATGATTGCAGGCAAGTACAAGGAGCAATTTATTAGGTCGGTAGTTCAATAACAAATACGGTTCCATGAGGCTGCGCAGGTTTAACTCTAATAAATCCGCGATGATCAGTGATAATCGACTTTACAATAGTCAGCCCTAAACCTGTACCGCTTTTTTTACTGGAGAAATACGGCTCAAACATTCTTGAGCGTTCGTCGGAGGACAGCCCGGGGCCGTTATCTTGAACTTCAATTCTTAGCCAGCCAAGAGTTGGGTCATGCATCACGCTGATTTTAACTGACGGGTTTTCGCAGTCGCCAAGTGCTTCTGCCGCGTTTGTCAGTAGGTTAATGAGTGTTCTGCGTAATGCTTCATGATCAAGCTCTTGATCCGGTATCTTTGATAAGAGTTCAAGATCCCATGAAATGTTAGTGTGGCTGTTGCGGTACATGCTGACAATTTCTTCAAGCAAAGGAGTAATATTGCCAGGTGTAAGCTTTACTTCTGGAAGTTTGGCGTAGGCAGAAAACTCTTGAACCATTTGCTGCAGATGTTCAACCTGTGTGATAATAAGGTCGGTACTTTCTCTGAAAACACCATCTGTTACCTGTTGTCCGAATTTTCTTTGCAATCTTTGCGCTGAAAGTTTGATAGGGGTCAGCGGATTTTTTATTTCATGAGCAATTCGTCTTGCCACTTCACGCCATGCAGCAATTCTCTGCATTTTTTCCAGCTCAGTGATGTCCTCAAAAACGGCTATAATACCATTATTT
The genomic region above belongs to Desulfovibrio sp. UCD-KL4C and contains:
- the acs gene encoding acetate--CoA ligase, giving the protein MSEKSIENLITEQRTFDPPADMQNQAFIKSIEQYDEIFVKAAKDPEEFWAKRARNLLHWNRDFRETLASDSEKHEYSWFKGGRINAAYNCLDRHLTAGRRNKAALIWQGEPEEDVLVFTYQMLHRKVCRFANVLTKMGVSKGDRIAIYLPMVPEQVIAMLACARIGAVHSIVFAGFSAISLQSRILDCNAKVLITSDGVLRNGKTIPLKKNVDEALLSCPSIEQVIIVQRTGNKIDFIEGRDTWWHEEMAAEDILDCCAPVPLNSNDPLFILYTSGSTGKPKGIVHTVGGYLTCVTHTSQWVFDLKEDDVHWCTADLGWITGHSYTVYGPLALGATTFMYEGVPTYPKPDRYWNIINKFGVNIFYTTPTVMRALMREGKQWTEKFDMSSLRILGTVGEPINPEVWMWYHKHIGKNKLPLLDTWWQTETGGIIISPLPYATKLKPGSATKPLPGISVAVLRSDGTPAEVNEGGHLVITEPWPGMLHAINNDQKRYSRTYFERFQGMYETGDEARIDEDGFIWIMGRLDDIMNVSGHRLGTTEIESALIAHPDVTEAAVVGIPHEVKGQAIYAYVTLRDGLDEDDEAGNTLRDWVRKEIGPVAVPEVIQFSRGLPKTRSGKIMRRILRQIATGENDFGDTSTLSDSSVINHLIEGQKVLFE
- a CDS encoding pyridoxamine 5'-phosphate oxidase family protein, which codes for MSNEKEKIATCLELIRSNNILVLSTHDGPEPHSSLMTYASSADGSEIYMVSRKNSRKWMNIERNPNVSLLIDDRDLKLEKRNSEIKALTISGEHIHVTSHSERTEIIKLISDKNPNIASLFSGPECEIIRIKTNSFQLLDGPEKIFTTDKLT
- a CDS encoding cache domain-containing protein, with product MFKSMRATILFFAAGLVIATTAGITFFAQKEVTKSVYQSGWYSAQAILNSTMLNVSNEYQSLLFAEKAAISRRKEEMKSIVEIAYGAVSLNYKKYKKGLLTEKEAKARSIEQVKSMRYNDGVGYVWINDTLRPIPRIIMHPLLPELDGKIADDERFNDPNGVNNNIISTFRDVAEKNGDGYLKYFGSKKTANGLTEERPKISYVKLFKEWNWVIGSGVYIDDVEMEVSKRFDAMLMELRNSLSQVKLGKSGYIFIFTGNKEMIIHPKILGMTGPTLKNPVTGRLIVNELIEASQKGGVHEYLWDKPPNNIGTYKFKKRTYVRYFKPLDWYVCSSIYVGELEEPGIILRNKIIFLSLGFLAFALVLATILSRRIVRPLLKLTTASRAVREQGISTANIPVNGPTETKELGTVINQMINSIKHGLNEKENLMSALESGNKQLLYTNKYLEAEITGHAKAKEELLKLRNHLKNIIDSMPSVLVGVDNQELVTHWNSGAENATGVSFANAQGRPLSEVFPELAQELKRGKRTVQDGKTYERVRTPRKIDNKVHYENISVYPLVKNSMEEGTVIRLDDVTERVQIEEIMIQTEKMMSVGGLAAGMAHEINNPLGGILQGAQNIERRFSPDLPGNIKTAENLGISLDIMLRYMEERNIIKMLKNIREAAERASIIMLNMLDFSRKTDVRHTSCQMSNLVDKSLALAAQDYDLKKKYDFKQIQIVKEYAPDMPFVVCAPTEIEQVLLNLLGNAAHAMSTVEKPQYPPQITIRIKKEDDYVTTEVEDNGPGMDEQTRKRAFEPFFTTKPKGIGTGLGLSVSYFIITQNHGGSFTVDSIHGKGTKFIFQLPATS